One Falsarthrobacter nasiphocae DNA segment encodes these proteins:
- a CDS encoding carbon starvation CstA family protein: protein MSTAVPPPKPSASAGLATLPPAGLDEDVIQAERRRMSPLQIAAWVGVGLLGAVAWSVLALSRGESINAIWFVFAAVASYLIAYRFYATFIESRLLRADDKRATPAEYRADGKDFAATDRRVLFGHHFAAIAGAGPLVGPVLAAQLGYLPGTIWIIVGAIFAGCVQDYVVLFFSMRRGGRSMGQMARDELGPIGGTAAIIATLTIMVIITAILALVVVNALGESPWGVFSVSMTLPIALFMGVYLRYIRPGRVMEISVIGFVLLMAAIIAGRWVGESAWGAEFFHWDRTTIAWVIIIYGFVAAVLPVWLLLAPRDYLSTFMKIGTIVMLALAIVLVRPELHVPAFSEFASRSDGPVVSGSLFPFLFVTIACGALSGFHALIASGTTPKMVEKERQTRLIGYGGMAMESFVAVMALVAALSIDRGVYFAMNTSSALTLGTAEGASAFVNGLGLANVNLAPETLTQLAHNVGEESIVSRTGGAPTLAVGLSHIMHQVGGGVAMMGFWYHFAIMFEALFILTAVDAGTRVARFMLQDSLGNIAPRFRDLSWRPGVWICTAIMVAAWGSVLIMGVTDPLGGINTLFPLFGIANQLLAAIALAVCMGIAARAGRGKYLWILAVPLAFVTVVTVTASIQKIFSSNPKVGYWAQHEQFKSALAAGKTSLGTAKTQAAMEAVVRNTAVQGTLSVLFVVLAIIVIIAAVISTLRSLRRGSHSSTEDPFVPSEIYAPSGLLATPAEKELERQWAELGVQRAPSHHG, encoded by the coding sequence GTGAGCACAGCTGTCCCACCCCCGAAGCCCTCGGCCTCCGCGGGCCTTGCCACCCTGCCGCCTGCAGGTCTGGACGAAGACGTCATCCAGGCCGAGCGCCGGCGAATGTCCCCGCTGCAGATTGCCGCCTGGGTGGGCGTCGGCCTCCTCGGCGCTGTGGCGTGGAGCGTCCTGGCGCTGTCCCGCGGGGAGAGCATCAATGCCATCTGGTTCGTGTTCGCGGCCGTGGCCAGCTACCTCATCGCCTACCGCTTCTATGCGACGTTCATCGAGTCCCGCCTGCTGCGGGCGGATGACAAGCGCGCCACCCCGGCCGAGTACCGGGCGGACGGCAAGGACTTCGCGGCCACGGATCGGCGCGTCCTCTTCGGCCACCACTTCGCGGCCATCGCCGGCGCGGGGCCGCTCGTGGGCCCGGTCCTCGCCGCGCAGCTCGGCTACCTGCCGGGCACCATCTGGATCATCGTCGGCGCGATCTTCGCCGGGTGCGTCCAGGACTACGTGGTCCTCTTCTTCTCCATGCGCCGGGGCGGGCGCTCCATGGGCCAGATGGCCCGTGACGAGCTGGGGCCCATCGGCGGCACTGCGGCCATCATCGCGACGCTGACGATCATGGTCATCATCACCGCGATCCTCGCCCTCGTCGTCGTCAACGCCCTCGGCGAGTCCCCGTGGGGCGTCTTCTCGGTCTCGATGACCCTGCCCATCGCCCTCTTCATGGGGGTGTACCTGCGCTACATTCGGCCGGGCCGCGTCATGGAGATCTCCGTCATCGGGTTCGTCCTCCTCATGGCCGCGATCATCGCGGGCCGCTGGGTCGGGGAGTCCGCCTGGGGCGCCGAGTTCTTCCACTGGGACCGCACGACGATCGCCTGGGTCATCATCATCTACGGCTTCGTGGCGGCCGTGCTGCCCGTGTGGCTGCTCCTCGCCCCGCGCGACTACCTCTCGACGTTCATGAAGATCGGCACGATCGTCATGCTGGCCCTCGCCATCGTCCTCGTGCGCCCCGAGCTCCACGTCCCGGCGTTCTCGGAGTTCGCGAGCCGCTCTGACGGGCCGGTCGTCTCCGGCTCCCTGTTCCCGTTCCTCTTTGTGACCATCGCCTGCGGCGCGCTGTCCGGCTTCCACGCCCTCATCGCGTCCGGCACGACGCCGAAGATGGTGGAGAAGGAGCGGCAGACCCGGCTCATCGGCTACGGCGGCATGGCCATGGAGTCCTTCGTCGCCGTGATGGCGCTCGTCGCCGCGCTGTCCATCGACCGCGGCGTGTATTTCGCCATGAACACGTCCTCGGCCCTGACCCTCGGGACCGCGGAGGGCGCGTCGGCGTTCGTCAATGGCCTCGGCCTCGCCAACGTCAACCTCGCCCCGGAGACGCTGACGCAGCTAGCGCACAACGTGGGCGAGGAGTCGATCGTCTCCCGCACGGGCGGCGCGCCCACCCTGGCGGTCGGGCTGTCGCACATCATGCACCAGGTCGGCGGCGGCGTGGCCATGATGGGCTTCTGGTACCACTTCGCCATCATGTTCGAGGCCCTCTTCATCCTCACCGCTGTCGACGCAGGCACCCGGGTGGCCCGGTTCATGCTCCAGGACTCGCTGGGCAACATCGCGCCGCGCTTCCGGGACCTCTCCTGGCGTCCAGGCGTGTGGATCTGCACGGCGATCATGGTCGCGGCCTGGGGCTCCGTCCTCATCATGGGCGTGACCGACCCGTTGGGCGGCATCAACACCCTGTTCCCGCTCTTCGGCATTGCCAACCAGCTCCTTGCGGCCATCGCGCTCGCGGTGTGCATGGGCATCGCGGCCCGGGCCGGGCGCGGCAAGTACCTGTGGATTCTCGCGGTGCCCCTCGCGTTCGTCACCGTCGTCACCGTGACGGCGAGCATCCAGAAGATCTTCTCTTCCAACCCCAAGGTGGGCTACTGGGCGCAGCACGAGCAGTTCAAGTCCGCGCTCGCGGCGGGCAAGACGAGCCTCGGAACGGCCAAGACACAGGCCGCCATGGAGGCCGTCGTCCGCAACACGGCCGTCCAGGGCACGCTGTCGGTGCTGTTCGTGGTCCTCGCGATCATCGTCATCATCGCCGCCGTCATCTCGACGCTGCGCTCGCTGCGCCGCGGTTCGCACTCGAGCACCGAGGACCCCTTCGTGCCCTCCGAGATCTACGCGCCGTCCGGCCTGCTGGCCACGCCCGCAGAGAAGGAGCTTGAGCGCCAGTGGGCCGAGCTCGGCGTCCAGCGTGCCCCGAGCCACCATGGGTGA
- a CDS encoding NAD(P)H-quinone oxidoreductase → MRAVIASEPGGPEVLRVVERPEPSPAEGQLLIETTAAGVNRADVQQRLGVYPPPPGETDVLGLEVSGRVVGGDRDGEQVVALLASGGYAERVAVDAGLVLPVPAGIDPVDAAGLPEVAATVHSNLGLEAGLRSGETVLIHGGAGGIGSFAIQYAAALGARVITTAGGPEKADYCRELGADVVVDHRSEDFVERVKEEAGGADVVLDVVGAAYLPRNLAALATGGRVVVIGLQKGRTGELDLATLMGKRARIIGTTLRSRPLEEKRTIMAGVRERVWPLIESGAIRVTTDRVFPLDEAAAAHARLDEGVHRGKVLLRA, encoded by the coding sequence ATGCGTGCTGTCATTGCCTCTGAACCGGGAGGGCCCGAGGTCCTCCGTGTCGTCGAACGCCCCGAGCCCAGCCCCGCCGAGGGCCAGCTCCTCATCGAGACCACGGCCGCGGGCGTGAACCGGGCGGACGTCCAGCAGCGCCTCGGGGTCTATCCGCCGCCGCCCGGTGAGACGGACGTCCTGGGCCTCGAGGTCTCGGGCCGCGTCGTCGGCGGAGACCGGGACGGTGAGCAGGTTGTCGCGCTCCTGGCCTCCGGTGGGTACGCCGAGCGCGTCGCCGTGGACGCGGGCCTCGTGCTGCCCGTGCCGGCGGGAATCGACCCGGTGGATGCAGCCGGCCTGCCTGAGGTCGCGGCGACCGTCCACTCCAACCTCGGCCTCGAGGCGGGGCTGCGCTCTGGCGAGACGGTCCTCATTCACGGCGGCGCCGGGGGCATCGGCTCGTTCGCCATCCAGTACGCGGCCGCGCTCGGGGCGCGGGTCATCACGACGGCCGGCGGCCCGGAGAAGGCGGACTACTGCCGGGAGCTCGGGGCGGACGTCGTCGTGGACCACCGCAGCGAGGACTTCGTCGAGCGGGTCAAGGAGGAGGCCGGCGGGGCCGACGTCGTCCTCGACGTCGTCGGCGCCGCATACCTGCCGCGCAATCTGGCGGCGCTCGCGACCGGTGGCCGCGTCGTCGTCATTGGACTCCAGAAGGGGCGCACAGGCGAGCTGGATCTCGCGACCCTCATGGGCAAGAGGGCCCGGATCATTGGCACGACCCTGCGGTCCCGCCCGCTCGAGGAGAAGCGCACCATCATGGCGGGTGTCCGCGAGCGCGTGTGGCCGCTCATCGAGTCGGGGGCGATCCGCGTGACGACGGACCGCGTCTTCCCGCTCGACGAGGCAGCCGCGGCTCACGCTCGCCTCGACGAGGGAGTGCACCGGGGGAAGGTCCTCTTGCGCGCCTGA
- a CDS encoding glycosyltransferase family 87 protein yields MGLRVWSVDFFAYRYAVETGLRGEDVYTRWVTGPGLDERGLPYNYTPFALLALLPTALGPWWFAYGLWSIGTTAAIGAAIAVVVPRILDVWWRLPLTLLALLPTQILAHHLMFGQVNAFLTLACLVDVWLMARVWRESRDPAVEGTVEDGTQGTAAGGTQGAPRRRYPGGVLIGIATAIKLTPGLFIIFLLLLGRWREARNASLACAACFLAGFVLFPRSSIVFATTTFWELSSRVDLNNVFATSVNKSVQGVFASISPDLATVGKAVMVLLVGACLWAAVRLARRGEAVLGALAVGVGTTLASPLTWVHHWTYLLPLLVVVAVRGGVGSRIVCAVAYLGVVLAAADFEGPLLDLAVGPVSQALLGPVGLVLRAWVLVAGLVLTALLLRLPGRRES; encoded by the coding sequence ATGGGCCTGCGCGTCTGGTCCGTGGACTTCTTCGCCTACCGCTACGCCGTGGAGACGGGGCTGCGCGGGGAGGACGTCTACACGCGCTGGGTGACCGGCCCCGGGCTCGACGAGCGCGGCCTGCCGTACAACTACACGCCCTTCGCGCTGCTCGCCCTTCTGCCGACGGCCCTCGGCCCCTGGTGGTTCGCCTACGGGCTATGGTCCATCGGCACCACGGCGGCCATCGGGGCGGCCATCGCCGTCGTCGTCCCCCGCATCCTCGACGTCTGGTGGCGCCTCCCGCTGACGCTCCTGGCGCTCCTGCCCACGCAGATCCTGGCGCATCACCTGATGTTCGGGCAGGTCAACGCGTTCCTCACACTCGCTTGCCTGGTGGACGTGTGGCTCATGGCCCGCGTGTGGCGCGAGAGCCGTGATCCTGCCGTGGAGGGCACTGTGGAGGACGGAACGCAGGGCACCGCGGCGGGCGGAACGCAGGGCGCTCCCCGGCGCCGCTACCCGGGAGGCGTGCTCATCGGCATCGCCACGGCCATCAAGCTGACCCCCGGCCTCTTCATCATCTTCCTGCTCCTTCTGGGGCGCTGGCGCGAGGCCCGGAACGCCTCCCTCGCGTGCGCCGCCTGCTTCCTCGCCGGGTTTGTGCTCTTCCCGCGCTCCAGCATCGTCTTCGCGACGACGACATTCTGGGAGCTCTCCTCCCGGGTGGACCTCAACAACGTCTTCGCAACGTCCGTCAACAAGTCCGTCCAGGGCGTCTTCGCGTCCATCTCTCCGGACCTCGCGACCGTGGGCAAGGCCGTCATGGTGCTCCTTGTCGGCGCCTGCCTCTGGGCGGCGGTCCGCCTGGCACGCCGGGGCGAGGCCGTGCTCGGCGCGCTCGCGGTGGGGGTGGGCACCACGCTCGCCTCGCCGCTGACGTGGGTTCACCACTGGACGTACCTGCTGCCGCTCCTCGTCGTTGTGGCGGTGCGCGGCGGGGTGGGCAGCCGGATCGTCTGCGCCGTGGCGTACCTCGGCGTGGTCCTCGCCGCTGCGGACTTCGAGGGCCCCCTCCTCGACCTCGCCGTGGGACCCGTGTCCCAAGCGCTTCTGGGGCCCGTGGGCCTTGTCCTGCGCGCCTGGGTGCTCGTGGCAGGCCTCGTCCTCACGGCCCTCCTTCTGAGACTTCCCGGGCGCCGCGAATCGTAG
- a CDS encoding NAD(P)H-hydrate dehydratase has translation MMFSASDAAHAVPRPAPDAHKYSRGVVGLSTGTARYPGAAVLGVRAALAAGVGMVRYRGPESVAHLVLASRPEAVVEPREGAPGHCQAWVIGSGMEEDDDAAAELDRLSSDLRSRGGVLVVDAGALGAVRALRLGERLGERAILTPHAGELARLASAAGAEVSRERVEAEPADWAARMSEDLGCTVLLKGRTTVVASPDGTRVPVRAGHPWLATAGTGDLLAGVIGALAATSEAGPLDVAAAGAWIHGRAGRTAADSGPFGASDLPPAIRRVVRGLTSLHGPDDTEHTRSMS, from the coding sequence ATGATGTTCTCCGCCTCAGATGCGGCTCACGCTGTCCCCCGACCCGCGCCGGACGCGCACAAGTACTCCCGCGGCGTCGTCGGCCTCTCCACCGGAACGGCCCGCTACCCGGGAGCGGCCGTCCTCGGAGTCCGCGCGGCCCTCGCCGCTGGCGTGGGCATGGTCCGGTATCGGGGGCCGGAGTCCGTGGCGCACCTTGTCCTCGCCTCCCGCCCCGAGGCCGTCGTTGAGCCCCGCGAGGGGGCGCCCGGACACTGTCAGGCGTGGGTGATCGGCTCCGGCATGGAGGAGGACGACGACGCGGCCGCCGAACTCGACCGCCTCTCCTCAGACCTTCGCTCGCGCGGCGGGGTGCTCGTGGTGGATGCGGGCGCGCTCGGCGCGGTCCGGGCCCTCCGCCTCGGGGAGCGGCTGGGCGAGCGGGCCATCCTCACGCCGCACGCGGGCGAGCTTGCCCGCCTGGCCTCCGCCGCCGGGGCCGAGGTGTCCCGCGAGCGCGTCGAGGCCGAGCCGGCCGACTGGGCCGCGCGCATGTCAGAAGACCTCGGCTGCACGGTCCTCCTCAAGGGGCGCACCACCGTCGTGGCCTCCCCTGACGGAACCCGCGTCCCCGTCCGTGCCGGCCACCCGTGGCTCGCGACTGCCGGAACCGGCGACCTCCTCGCGGGCGTCATCGGCGCCCTCGCGGCCACGAGCGAGGCCGGGCCCCTGGACGTCGCCGCCGCCGGGGCGTGGATCCACGGGCGGGCGGGGCGCACCGCCGCGGACTCCGGCCCGTTCGGCGCCTCCGACCTGCCGCCGGCCATCCGCCGGGTGGTCCGCGGACTCACCTCGCTTCACGGCCCCGACGACACCGAGCACACCAGGAGCATGTCATGA
- a CDS encoding glycerate kinase, whose translation MTPRRILLCLDKFKGSLTAEEATAALRRGLLSRDPDLGIEDMPVADGGDGTLDVFLARGYRAVDVTVTGPRGDEVESVIAVDGTTAVVETARTSGLVMMGERPLDPLGATSRGVGDAIRASLDAGAQRIILGLGGSATTDGGAGMLQALGARLLDSAGRDLGPGGGVLGGLAAVDLSGLDPRLADADVVLASDVTNPLTGPSGAAAVYGPQKGASEADVETLDAGLARLGELLDPNAMDRPGAGAAGGIGYAALAALGAQFRPGIEIVLEALGAREAMARADLVITGEGRLDEQSLQGKAPSGVLDLAASLGVPVTAVCGLNELGPDGHGFTAVYALADIAPDAETSMREAARLLEELGARLDLG comes from the coding sequence ATGACGCCACGGCGCATCCTTCTCTGCCTCGACAAGTTCAAGGGCTCCCTCACCGCAGAGGAGGCCACGGCCGCGCTGCGCCGCGGCCTGCTCTCCCGGGACCCCGATCTGGGCATCGAGGACATGCCCGTGGCCGACGGGGGCGACGGCACGCTCGACGTCTTCCTGGCCCGCGGATATCGGGCCGTCGACGTCACGGTGACCGGCCCGCGCGGCGACGAGGTCGAGAGCGTGATCGCGGTGGACGGCACCACCGCCGTCGTCGAGACAGCACGGACCTCCGGCCTGGTCATGATGGGCGAGCGGCCGCTGGACCCCCTCGGCGCCACGAGCCGCGGCGTGGGGGACGCGATCCGGGCCTCCCTCGACGCGGGCGCGCAGCGGATCATCCTCGGGCTGGGCGGGAGCGCGACGACCGACGGCGGCGCCGGGATGCTCCAAGCCCTTGGGGCGCGTCTACTCGACTCTGCCGGCAGAGACCTCGGGCCAGGCGGCGGCGTGCTCGGCGGCCTCGCGGCGGTGGACCTGTCCGGACTCGACCCCCGTCTCGCGGACGCAGACGTCGTCCTCGCCTCCGACGTCACGAACCCCCTCACGGGGCCAAGCGGCGCGGCGGCGGTCTACGGGCCTCAGAAGGGCGCGAGCGAGGCGGACGTCGAGACGCTCGACGCCGGGCTCGCTCGCCTCGGCGAGCTCCTCGACCCGAACGCCATGGACCGGCCAGGGGCAGGCGCCGCCGGGGGCATCGGCTACGCGGCCCTCGCCGCGCTCGGCGCGCAGTTCCGCCCCGGCATCGAGATCGTCCTTGAGGCGCTCGGCGCACGGGAGGCCATGGCCCGCGCGGACCTCGTCATCACGGGCGAAGGGCGTCTCGACGAGCAGTCGCTCCAGGGCAAGGCACCGAGCGGCGTCCTCGACCTCGCGGCGTCCCTTGGTGTGCCGGTCACCGCGGTGTGCGGCCTCAACGAGCTCGGCCCGGACGGGCACGGGTTCACGGCCGTCTATGCCCTCGCGGATATCGCCCCGGACGCCGAGACCAGCATGCGGGAGGCCGCGCGGCTCCTCGAGGAGCTCGGCGCACGCCTCGACCTCGGCTGA
- a CDS encoding FAD/NAD(P)-binding protein, giving the protein MTHPAAAEDHVSPSAPVRVAVVGGGPRGISAVERIVSRAAASGRGCEITVYETFELGSGRVWRRDQSSQFLMNTPVAFPTAVPSDATVEDARSLGLDTPRSVLGGLTFNRFRASWRDVVAALPGFGLTEAEQRELDSLTPTDYPRRAVYGAYLECVAASLRAALPAGVTLEHVRAAVERVWPDAPHAGPFRLRAGGEDRVHDAVILALGHVDAELNPGQAKALARAGERYFPPGIPCDIDWSRIPAGEGVVIRGMGLNFFDVVSELTQGRGGSFSTLEDGQLEYSRSGREPRVVALSRRGLPYAAKPDFVPGEEPREGAFATVERFEALLAEGPRDFDSEIWPLIRADADLAYWAVAAPEAAGELEAIREEARGGGSPESALARLGAFVDGRPEEERLDLEKEARLLVGRSFSSPEEHRLAVLEAVEMDARTAMNPAGSPRQHAVFALNQARWALKGFVARGILTEESRHRRLRGWFEPLVEGLASGPPSRRIAEFAALVRAGVVEVAGPSPVVVTDTATGRFRVTSPWVEGQKLEGSWLVEAMMPVNAVAALASPLVKALGEEGLARPHRLIVDGVEYSGTGFAVTGTDRVMLGSGGTPTPGLHCLGLQLSSLEWGTAIAAESDGAWLGSALTIADADAIADSVLRRGPQD; this is encoded by the coding sequence ATGACCCATCCTGCCGCCGCCGAAGACCATGTCAGCCCCAGTGCGCCCGTGAGGGTCGCGGTGGTCGGGGGCGGTCCGCGGGGGATCTCGGCGGTGGAGCGCATCGTCTCGCGGGCGGCGGCGTCCGGCCGCGGGTGCGAGATCACGGTCTACGAGACGTTCGAGCTGGGGTCCGGCCGCGTGTGGCGCCGGGACCAGTCCTCGCAGTTCCTCATGAACACCCCGGTCGCGTTCCCCACGGCCGTGCCCTCGGATGCCACGGTGGAGGACGCCCGCTCGCTGGGCCTGGACACCCCGCGCTCCGTCCTGGGCGGCCTGACGTTCAATCGCTTCCGAGCCTCGTGGCGGGACGTCGTGGCGGCGCTGCCGGGGTTCGGGCTGACCGAGGCCGAGCAGCGGGAGCTCGATTCCCTCACCCCCACCGACTACCCCCGCCGCGCCGTCTATGGCGCGTACCTCGAGTGCGTCGCGGCGTCCCTGCGCGCGGCCCTGCCTGCGGGCGTCACCCTTGAGCACGTCCGCGCCGCGGTGGAGCGCGTCTGGCCGGACGCGCCTCACGCCGGCCCCTTCCGTCTGCGGGCGGGCGGGGAGGATCGGGTGCACGACGCCGTCATTCTTGCGCTCGGCCACGTGGACGCAGAGCTGAACCCGGGACAGGCCAAGGCCCTCGCCCGGGCGGGGGAGCGGTACTTCCCGCCGGGCATCCCGTGCGATATCGACTGGTCCCGGATCCCCGCGGGTGAGGGCGTCGTCATTCGCGGCATGGGCCTGAACTTCTTTGATGTCGTCTCGGAGCTGACGCAGGGCCGCGGCGGGTCTTTCAGCACGCTGGAGGACGGGCAGCTCGAGTACTCGCGCAGTGGCCGGGAGCCTCGCGTCGTCGCGCTCTCCCGCCGGGGGCTGCCGTACGCGGCCAAGCCGGACTTCGTGCCCGGGGAGGAGCCCCGTGAGGGGGCGTTCGCCACGGTGGAGCGCTTCGAGGCCCTGCTGGCGGAGGGCCCGCGGGACTTCGATTCCGAGATCTGGCCGCTCATTCGGGCCGACGCGGACCTCGCTTACTGGGCGGTAGCGGCGCCCGAGGCGGCAGGCGAGCTGGAGGCGATCCGCGAGGAGGCCCGCGGCGGTGGCAGCCCGGAGTCCGCGTTGGCTCGCCTCGGCGCGTTTGTCGACGGCCGCCCGGAGGAGGAGCGGCTCGATCTCGAGAAGGAGGCTCGGCTTCTCGTCGGGCGCTCCTTCTCAAGCCCGGAGGAGCACAGGCTCGCCGTCCTTGAGGCCGTGGAGATGGACGCCCGCACGGCGATGAACCCCGCTGGATCGCCGCGTCAGCACGCGGTCTTCGCCCTCAACCAGGCCCGGTGGGCGCTCAAGGGATTCGTGGCCCGCGGGATTCTCACGGAGGAGTCGCGGCACCGTCGGCTGCGCGGATGGTTCGAGCCGCTGGTCGAGGGGCTGGCCTCGGGCCCGCCCTCGCGGCGCATCGCCGAGTTTGCGGCCCTCGTGCGTGCGGGCGTGGTCGAGGTGGCCGGCCCGAGCCCCGTCGTCGTCACGGACACGGCCACGGGCCGGTTCCGGGTGACGTCGCCGTGGGTGGAGGGTCAGAAGCTCGAAGGGTCGTGGCTTGTGGAGGCCATGATGCCTGTCAACGCCGTGGCCGCGCTGGCGTCTCCGCTGGTCAAGGCGCTGGGGGAGGAGGGCCTGGCCCGGCCGCACCGGCTCATCGTGGACGGCGTCGAGTACTCCGGCACCGGCTTTGCGGTGACGGGCACGGACCGGGTCATGCTCGGCTCCGGGGGGACGCCCACGCCGGGGCTGCACTGCCTTGGCCTCCAGCTGTCCTCCCTTGAGTGGGGGACGGCGATCGCGGCGGAATCGGACGGCGCCTGGCTCGGCTCGGCCCTGACCATCGCGGATGCAGACGCCATCGCGGACTCTGTCCTGCGGCGCGGCCCTCAGGACTGA
- a CDS encoding NUDIX hydrolase: protein MPDVSGTGPEESFLAAYNPADHPPFAVTADLALLAVERGELFVLTRRRASHPFEGRLGLPSGFLGETESAGEAAERIAREKTGLGTSVAVEQLKTYTAPDRDPRMRVVSVAHVGIAATMNARLPKVVADGQTQWTRCADLKGAEMAFDHAEILEDAIERIASRMEFTLVAARFLPEAFTLSQIRMVYAAVWGVDLDPGNFQRKILASGTLEETGERYLASGGRGAPAKVYRPRVTGDPLRPAFLSPPLRRA, encoded by the coding sequence GTGCCTGACGTTTCGGGGACCGGGCCTGAGGAGTCCTTCCTCGCGGCCTACAACCCTGCTGACCACCCTCCTTTCGCCGTCACTGCCGACCTCGCGCTGCTCGCCGTCGAGCGGGGCGAGCTTTTCGTGCTGACGCGCCGCCGCGCCTCGCACCCGTTTGAGGGGCGCCTCGGGCTTCCGAGCGGCTTCCTCGGGGAGACCGAGTCTGCGGGCGAGGCCGCGGAGCGCATCGCCCGGGAGAAGACGGGCCTCGGCACCAGCGTGGCCGTGGAGCAGCTCAAGACGTACACGGCCCCGGACCGGGATCCCCGCATGCGCGTCGTGTCCGTGGCGCATGTGGGCATCGCCGCGACGATGAACGCGCGCCTGCCGAAGGTCGTCGCGGACGGGCAGACCCAGTGGACGCGGTGCGCGGACCTCAAGGGGGCCGAGATGGCGTTCGACCACGCCGAGATTCTGGAGGACGCGATCGAGCGCATCGCCTCCCGCATGGAGTTCACGCTTGTTGCGGCGCGGTTTCTTCCGGAGGCGTTCACGCTGTCCCAGATCCGCATGGTCTATGCGGCTGTGTGGGGCGTGGACTTGGATCCGGGCAACTTTCAGCGCAAGATCCTCGCCTCGGGGACGCTCGAGGAGACGGGGGAGCGGTACCTCGCATCGGGCGGGCGCGGGGCCCCGGCGAAGGTGTACCGGCCGCGTGTCACGGGGGATCCGCTGCGCCCGGCGTTCCTCAGCCCACCGTTGCGCCGCGCCTGA
- a CDS encoding aldo/keto reductase, which yields MKMNMLGPTGLAASEYALGTMTFGGATDEATAFAMMDRYVEAGGNVIDTADIYNLGASEEIVGRWLAARPDAAPDVVLASKARFGTGERDGVNQRGYGRKFLHDSLEGSLRRLGVDSIDLFQLHAWDPRTPITEALRFLNDAMAAGRIHAYGLSNFTGWQITKTVYEARLHGWAEPVSIQPQYSLLVREIESEILDAADDAGMAVLPWSPLAGGWLSGKYRKDDEPSSDSRFAGRAANLQSSWDERNEDPRTWAVLGELERIASAHGCTVPQAALAWTAAQPGITSVLLGARTMEQLEDNLGAVSVELTADDIDALNQVSKPALTEYPYGAPALEQRSRDI from the coding sequence ATGAAGATGAACATGCTCGGCCCCACCGGTCTCGCCGCCTCGGAATACGCGCTCGGCACGATGACGTTCGGAGGGGCCACCGATGAGGCCACGGCCTTCGCCATGATGGACAGGTACGTGGAGGCCGGCGGCAACGTCATCGACACGGCCGACATCTACAACCTGGGGGCCAGCGAGGAGATCGTGGGCCGCTGGCTGGCTGCGCGCCCCGACGCCGCCCCGGACGTGGTTCTCGCGTCCAAGGCCCGGTTCGGCACGGGCGAGCGGGACGGCGTGAACCAGCGCGGCTACGGCCGGAAGTTCCTCCACGACTCGCTGGAGGGCTCGCTGCGACGGCTCGGCGTCGACTCCATTGACCTCTTCCAGCTGCACGCCTGGGACCCGCGCACGCCCATCACCGAGGCGCTGCGCTTCCTCAACGACGCCATGGCCGCGGGCAGGATCCACGCCTACGGCCTCTCGAACTTCACGGGCTGGCAGATCACCAAGACGGTCTATGAGGCGCGCCTGCACGGCTGGGCCGAGCCGGTGAGCATTCAGCCCCAGTACTCGCTTCTGGTGCGGGAGATCGAGTCGGAGATCCTGGACGCGGCCGACGACGCCGGGATGGCCGTTCTGCCCTGGTCGCCGCTGGCCGGCGGGTGGCTGTCCGGCAAGTACCGCAAGGATGACGAGCCGAGTTCCGACTCGCGATTCGCAGGCCGGGCCGCGAACCTGCAGTCCTCGTGGGACGAGCGGAACGAGGACCCGCGCACGTGGGCCGTGCTGGGCGAGCTGGAGCGGATTGCCTCGGCCCACGGCTGCACCGTGCCGCAGGCCGCCCTCGCTTGGACCGCCGCGCAGCCCGGGATCACGAGCGTGCTCCTGGGCGCCCGGACGATGGAGCAGCTCGAGGACAACCTCGGCGCGGTCTCGGTGGAGCTGACCGCGGACGACATCGATGCTCTGAACCAGGTCTCGAAGCCTGCGCTGACGGAGTACCCGTACGGGGCGCCGGCGCTGGAGCAGCGTTCGCGGGACATCTGA